The Aphelocoma coerulescens isolate FSJ_1873_10779 chromosome 2, UR_Acoe_1.0, whole genome shotgun sequence genome contains a region encoding:
- the CCM2 gene encoding cerebral cavernous malformations 2 protein isoform X4, whose product MLLLLRQGCGAASSPPCPPGIVSPFKRVFLKGEKGRDKKAQEKVTERRPLHTVVVALPDRVEPDLLLHDYIEKEVKYLGQLTSIPGYLNPSSRTEILHLIDNAKRAHQLPGQLTPEHDAVISLSAYNIKLVWRDGEDLILRVPIHDIASVSYIRDDSAHLVVLKTAQDPGISPSQSLCAEGSKALTSGSLSESAGGPLESCCLVVLATENKVGAEELCSLLSQVFQIVYTESTIDFLDRAIFDGASTPTRHLSLHSDDSSTKVDVKEPLEVDASTFSFADTLEAGDTSPSSFSARPSPHVTTASESELSTTATELLQDYMMTLRTKLSSQEIQQFAMLLHEYRNGASIHEFCINLKQLYGDSRKFLLLGLRPFIPEKDSQHFENFLETIGVKDGRGIITDSFGRYRRSLGAASASNGTGAASSSDEQSVPSEEDEWDRMISHISSDIEALGCSLDRDSS is encoded by the exons atgctgctgctcctgaggcagggctgtggagctgcttcctctcctccctgtccT CCTGGAATTGTGTCTCCGTTCAAGCGAGTGTTCCTGAAGGGGGAGAAGGGCCGGGATAAGAAGGCGCAGGAGAAGGTGACGGAGCGGCGGCCGCTGCACACGGTGGTGGTGGCACTGCCCGACCGTGTGGAGCCCGACCTGCTGCTCCACGACTACATCGAGAAGGAAGTCAAG TATTTAGGGCAGCTCACCTCCATCCCAGGGTACCTGAACCCCTCCAGCCGCACGGAGATCCTGCACTTGATCGACAATGCCAAG AGAGCCCATCAGCTTCCGGGGCAGCTGACACCGGAGCACGACGCCGTCATCAGCCTCTCTGCCTACAACATCAAACTGGTgtggagggatggggaggaccTGATCCTCAGGGTGCCCATCCACGACATCGCCTCCGTGTCCTACATCCGGGATGACTCCGCACACCTGGTTGTGCTCAAGACAG cTCAGGATCCCGGGATCTCGCCGAGCCAGAGCCTttgtgccgagggctccaagGCGCTGACGTCGGGCTCGCTGTCGGAGAGCGCCGGGGGGCCCCTGGAGTCCTGCTGCCTGGTGGTCCTGGCCACGGAGAACAAG GTGGGTGCCGAGGAGTTgtgctccctgctcagccaaGTCTTCCAGATTGTTTACACCGAGTCCACCATCGACTTCCTGGACCGCGCCATTTTCGACGGCGCCTCGACGCCGACGCGGcacctgtccctgcacagcG ATGACTCTTCTACCAAAGTGGACGTGAAGGAGCCCTTGGAGGTGGACGCCAGCACTTT TTCCTTTGCAGACACCCTGGAGGCCGGGGACACGTCCCCGTCGTCCTTCTCGGCGCGCCCGTCCCCACACGTGACCACGGCCAGCGAGAGCGAGCTCAGCACCACGGCCACCGAGCTGCTGCAGGACTACATGATGACG ctCCGCACGAAGCTGTCCTCGCAGGAGATCCAGCAGTTCGCCATGCTGCTGCACGAGTACCGCAACGGGGCCTCCATCCATGAGTTCTGCATCAACCTCAAGCAGCTCTACGGGGACAGCAGGAAattcctgctcctgg GCCTGCGTCCCTTCATCCCGGAGAAGGACAGCCAGCACTTCGAGAACTTCCTGGAGACCATCGGGGTGAAGGACGGCCGCGGGATCATCACGGACAGCTTCGGCCGCTACCGGCGCTCCCTGGGCGCCGCCTCCGCCTCCAACGGCACCGGTGCCGCCAGCAGCTCCGACGAGCAGTCGGTGCCCTCGGAGGAGGACGAGTGGGACCGGATGATCTCCCACATCAGCAGCGATATCGAGGCCCTGGGCTGCAGCCTGGACCGGGACTCGTCCTGA
- the CCM2 gene encoding cerebral cavernous malformations 2 protein isoform X2 produces the protein MLLLLRQGCGAASSPPCPVEHSDFGGKPPYFGSGSIQLLCCVPGKGFPVESHGFTAPNLPGIVSPFKRVFLKGEKGRDKKAQEKVTERRPLHTVVVALPDRVEPDLLLHDYIEKEVKYLGQLTSIPGYLNPSSRTEILHLIDNAKRAHQLPGQLTPEHDAVISLSAYNIKLVWRDGEDLILRVPIHDIASVSYIRDDSAHLVVLKTAQDPGISPSQSLCAEGSKALTSGSLSESAGGPLESCCLVVLATENKVGAEELCSLLSQVFQIVYTESTIDFLDRAIFDGASTPTRHLSLHSDDSSTKVDVKEPLEVDASTFSFADTLEAGDTSPSSFSARPSPHVTTASESELSTTATELLQDYMMTLRTKLSSQEIQQFAMLLHEYRNGASIHEFCINLKQLYGDSRKFLLLGLRPFIPEKDSQHFENFLETIGVKDGRGIITDSFGRYRRSLGAASASNGTGAASSSDEQSVPSEEDEWDRMISHISSDIEALGCSLDRDSS, from the exons atgctgctgctcctgaggcagggctgtggagctgcttcctctcctccctgtccT GTTGAACACAGTGACTTTGGGGGAAAACCACCATATTTTGGTAGTGGGAGCATTCAGCTCTTGTGTTGTGTCCCAGGAAAAGGGTTTCCTGTGGAAAGCCATGGATTTACAGCTCCAAACCTG CCTGGAATTGTGTCTCCGTTCAAGCGAGTGTTCCTGAAGGGGGAGAAGGGCCGGGATAAGAAGGCGCAGGAGAAGGTGACGGAGCGGCGGCCGCTGCACACGGTGGTGGTGGCACTGCCCGACCGTGTGGAGCCCGACCTGCTGCTCCACGACTACATCGAGAAGGAAGTCAAG TATTTAGGGCAGCTCACCTCCATCCCAGGGTACCTGAACCCCTCCAGCCGCACGGAGATCCTGCACTTGATCGACAATGCCAAG AGAGCCCATCAGCTTCCGGGGCAGCTGACACCGGAGCACGACGCCGTCATCAGCCTCTCTGCCTACAACATCAAACTGGTgtggagggatggggaggaccTGATCCTCAGGGTGCCCATCCACGACATCGCCTCCGTGTCCTACATCCGGGATGACTCCGCACACCTGGTTGTGCTCAAGACAG cTCAGGATCCCGGGATCTCGCCGAGCCAGAGCCTttgtgccgagggctccaagGCGCTGACGTCGGGCTCGCTGTCGGAGAGCGCCGGGGGGCCCCTGGAGTCCTGCTGCCTGGTGGTCCTGGCCACGGAGAACAAG GTGGGTGCCGAGGAGTTgtgctccctgctcagccaaGTCTTCCAGATTGTTTACACCGAGTCCACCATCGACTTCCTGGACCGCGCCATTTTCGACGGCGCCTCGACGCCGACGCGGcacctgtccctgcacagcG ATGACTCTTCTACCAAAGTGGACGTGAAGGAGCCCTTGGAGGTGGACGCCAGCACTTT TTCCTTTGCAGACACCCTGGAGGCCGGGGACACGTCCCCGTCGTCCTTCTCGGCGCGCCCGTCCCCACACGTGACCACGGCCAGCGAGAGCGAGCTCAGCACCACGGCCACCGAGCTGCTGCAGGACTACATGATGACG ctCCGCACGAAGCTGTCCTCGCAGGAGATCCAGCAGTTCGCCATGCTGCTGCACGAGTACCGCAACGGGGCCTCCATCCATGAGTTCTGCATCAACCTCAAGCAGCTCTACGGGGACAGCAGGAAattcctgctcctgg GCCTGCGTCCCTTCATCCCGGAGAAGGACAGCCAGCACTTCGAGAACTTCCTGGAGACCATCGGGGTGAAGGACGGCCGCGGGATCATCACGGACAGCTTCGGCCGCTACCGGCGCTCCCTGGGCGCCGCCTCCGCCTCCAACGGCACCGGTGCCGCCAGCAGCTCCGACGAGCAGTCGGTGCCCTCGGAGGAGGACGAGTGGGACCGGATGATCTCCCACATCAGCAGCGATATCGAGGCCCTGGGCTGCAGCCTGGACCGGGACTCGTCCTGA
- the CCM2 gene encoding cerebral cavernous malformations 2 protein isoform X1 has translation MGSCPGPGSLPSSICHVGQRKLWPWHFRPQTPRLRHPQNKENAPHGPRGSPSTARSCSPGGNSMEDEPGIVSPFKRVFLKGEKGRDKKAQEKVTERRPLHTVVVALPDRVEPDLLLHDYIEKEVKYLGQLTSIPGYLNPSSRTEILHLIDNAKRAHQLPGQLTPEHDAVISLSAYNIKLVWRDGEDLILRVPIHDIASVSYIRDDSAHLVVLKTAQDPGISPSQSLCAEGSKALTSGSLSESAGGPLESCCLVVLATENKVGAEELCSLLSQVFQIVYTESTIDFLDRAIFDGASTPTRHLSLHSDDSSTKVDVKEPLEVDASTFSFADTLEAGDTSPSSFSARPSPHVTTASESELSTTATELLQDYMMTLRTKLSSQEIQQFAMLLHEYRNGASIHEFCINLKQLYGDSRKFLLLGLRPFIPEKDSQHFENFLETIGVKDGRGIITDSFGRYRRSLGAASASNGTGAASSSDEQSVPSEEDEWDRMISHISSDIEALGCSLDRDSS, from the exons atgggctCGTGCCCCGGCCCTGGTTCCCTCCCCAGCTCGATCTGTCACGTGGGACAGAGGAAGCTGTGGCCGTGGCACTTCCGGCCCCAAACGCCTCGACTCCGGCACCCCCAAAACAAGGAGAACGCTCCCCACGGCCCCCGCGgctcccccagcacagctcggTCCTGCTCTCCTGGTGGGAATTCCATGGAGGACGAG CCTGGAATTGTGTCTCCGTTCAAGCGAGTGTTCCTGAAGGGGGAGAAGGGCCGGGATAAGAAGGCGCAGGAGAAGGTGACGGAGCGGCGGCCGCTGCACACGGTGGTGGTGGCACTGCCCGACCGTGTGGAGCCCGACCTGCTGCTCCACGACTACATCGAGAAGGAAGTCAAG TATTTAGGGCAGCTCACCTCCATCCCAGGGTACCTGAACCCCTCCAGCCGCACGGAGATCCTGCACTTGATCGACAATGCCAAG AGAGCCCATCAGCTTCCGGGGCAGCTGACACCGGAGCACGACGCCGTCATCAGCCTCTCTGCCTACAACATCAAACTGGTgtggagggatggggaggaccTGATCCTCAGGGTGCCCATCCACGACATCGCCTCCGTGTCCTACATCCGGGATGACTCCGCACACCTGGTTGTGCTCAAGACAG cTCAGGATCCCGGGATCTCGCCGAGCCAGAGCCTttgtgccgagggctccaagGCGCTGACGTCGGGCTCGCTGTCGGAGAGCGCCGGGGGGCCCCTGGAGTCCTGCTGCCTGGTGGTCCTGGCCACGGAGAACAAG GTGGGTGCCGAGGAGTTgtgctccctgctcagccaaGTCTTCCAGATTGTTTACACCGAGTCCACCATCGACTTCCTGGACCGCGCCATTTTCGACGGCGCCTCGACGCCGACGCGGcacctgtccctgcacagcG ATGACTCTTCTACCAAAGTGGACGTGAAGGAGCCCTTGGAGGTGGACGCCAGCACTTT TTCCTTTGCAGACACCCTGGAGGCCGGGGACACGTCCCCGTCGTCCTTCTCGGCGCGCCCGTCCCCACACGTGACCACGGCCAGCGAGAGCGAGCTCAGCACCACGGCCACCGAGCTGCTGCAGGACTACATGATGACG ctCCGCACGAAGCTGTCCTCGCAGGAGATCCAGCAGTTCGCCATGCTGCTGCACGAGTACCGCAACGGGGCCTCCATCCATGAGTTCTGCATCAACCTCAAGCAGCTCTACGGGGACAGCAGGAAattcctgctcctgg GCCTGCGTCCCTTCATCCCGGAGAAGGACAGCCAGCACTTCGAGAACTTCCTGGAGACCATCGGGGTGAAGGACGGCCGCGGGATCATCACGGACAGCTTCGGCCGCTACCGGCGCTCCCTGGGCGCCGCCTCCGCCTCCAACGGCACCGGTGCCGCCAGCAGCTCCGACGAGCAGTCGGTGCCCTCGGAGGAGGACGAGTGGGACCGGATGATCTCCCACATCAGCAGCGATATCGAGGCCCTGGGCTGCAGCCTGGACCGGGACTCGTCCTGA
- the CCM2 gene encoding cerebral cavernous malformations 2 protein isoform X6 — MEDEPGIVSPFKRVFLKGEKGRDKKAQEKVTERRPLHTVVVALPDRVEPDLLLHDYIEKEVKYLGQLTSIPGYLNPSSRTEILHLIDNAKRAHQLPGQLTPEHDAVISLSAYNIKLVWRDGEDLILRVPIHDIASVSYIRDDSAHLVVLKTAQDPGISPSQSLCAEGSKALTSGSLSESAGGPLESCCLVVLATENKVGAEELCSLLSQVFQIVYTESTIDFLDRAIFDGASTPTRHLSLHSDDSSTKVDVKEPLEVDASTFSFADTLEAGDTSPSSFSARPSPHVTTASESELSTTATELLQDYMMTLRTKLSSQEIQQFAMLLHEYRNGASIHEFCINLKQLYGDSRKFLLLGLRPFIPEKDSQHFENFLETIGVKDGRGIITDSFGRYRRSLGAASASNGTGAASSSDEQSVPSEEDEWDRMISHISSDIEALGCSLDRDSS, encoded by the exons ATGGAGGACGAG CCTGGAATTGTGTCTCCGTTCAAGCGAGTGTTCCTGAAGGGGGAGAAGGGCCGGGATAAGAAGGCGCAGGAGAAGGTGACGGAGCGGCGGCCGCTGCACACGGTGGTGGTGGCACTGCCCGACCGTGTGGAGCCCGACCTGCTGCTCCACGACTACATCGAGAAGGAAGTCAAG TATTTAGGGCAGCTCACCTCCATCCCAGGGTACCTGAACCCCTCCAGCCGCACGGAGATCCTGCACTTGATCGACAATGCCAAG AGAGCCCATCAGCTTCCGGGGCAGCTGACACCGGAGCACGACGCCGTCATCAGCCTCTCTGCCTACAACATCAAACTGGTgtggagggatggggaggaccTGATCCTCAGGGTGCCCATCCACGACATCGCCTCCGTGTCCTACATCCGGGATGACTCCGCACACCTGGTTGTGCTCAAGACAG cTCAGGATCCCGGGATCTCGCCGAGCCAGAGCCTttgtgccgagggctccaagGCGCTGACGTCGGGCTCGCTGTCGGAGAGCGCCGGGGGGCCCCTGGAGTCCTGCTGCCTGGTGGTCCTGGCCACGGAGAACAAG GTGGGTGCCGAGGAGTTgtgctccctgctcagccaaGTCTTCCAGATTGTTTACACCGAGTCCACCATCGACTTCCTGGACCGCGCCATTTTCGACGGCGCCTCGACGCCGACGCGGcacctgtccctgcacagcG ATGACTCTTCTACCAAAGTGGACGTGAAGGAGCCCTTGGAGGTGGACGCCAGCACTTT TTCCTTTGCAGACACCCTGGAGGCCGGGGACACGTCCCCGTCGTCCTTCTCGGCGCGCCCGTCCCCACACGTGACCACGGCCAGCGAGAGCGAGCTCAGCACCACGGCCACCGAGCTGCTGCAGGACTACATGATGACG ctCCGCACGAAGCTGTCCTCGCAGGAGATCCAGCAGTTCGCCATGCTGCTGCACGAGTACCGCAACGGGGCCTCCATCCATGAGTTCTGCATCAACCTCAAGCAGCTCTACGGGGACAGCAGGAAattcctgctcctgg GCCTGCGTCCCTTCATCCCGGAGAAGGACAGCCAGCACTTCGAGAACTTCCTGGAGACCATCGGGGTGAAGGACGGCCGCGGGATCATCACGGACAGCTTCGGCCGCTACCGGCGCTCCCTGGGCGCCGCCTCCGCCTCCAACGGCACCGGTGCCGCCAGCAGCTCCGACGAGCAGTCGGTGCCCTCGGAGGAGGACGAGTGGGACCGGATGATCTCCCACATCAGCAGCGATATCGAGGCCCTGGGCTGCAGCCTGGACCGGGACTCGTCCTGA
- the CCM2 gene encoding cerebral cavernous malformations 2 protein isoform X5 gives MEEEGKKGKKPGIVSPFKRVFLKGEKGRDKKAQEKVTERRPLHTVVVALPDRVEPDLLLHDYIEKEVKYLGQLTSIPGYLNPSSRTEILHLIDNAKRAHQLPGQLTPEHDAVISLSAYNIKLVWRDGEDLILRVPIHDIASVSYIRDDSAHLVVLKTAQDPGISPSQSLCAEGSKALTSGSLSESAGGPLESCCLVVLATENKVGAEELCSLLSQVFQIVYTESTIDFLDRAIFDGASTPTRHLSLHSDDSSTKVDVKEPLEVDASTFSFADTLEAGDTSPSSFSARPSPHVTTASESELSTTATELLQDYMMTLRTKLSSQEIQQFAMLLHEYRNGASIHEFCINLKQLYGDSRKFLLLGLRPFIPEKDSQHFENFLETIGVKDGRGIITDSFGRYRRSLGAASASNGTGAASSSDEQSVPSEEDEWDRMISHISSDIEALGCSLDRDSS, from the exons ATGGAGGAGGAGGGCAAGAAGGGCAAGAAG CCTGGAATTGTGTCTCCGTTCAAGCGAGTGTTCCTGAAGGGGGAGAAGGGCCGGGATAAGAAGGCGCAGGAGAAGGTGACGGAGCGGCGGCCGCTGCACACGGTGGTGGTGGCACTGCCCGACCGTGTGGAGCCCGACCTGCTGCTCCACGACTACATCGAGAAGGAAGTCAAG TATTTAGGGCAGCTCACCTCCATCCCAGGGTACCTGAACCCCTCCAGCCGCACGGAGATCCTGCACTTGATCGACAATGCCAAG AGAGCCCATCAGCTTCCGGGGCAGCTGACACCGGAGCACGACGCCGTCATCAGCCTCTCTGCCTACAACATCAAACTGGTgtggagggatggggaggaccTGATCCTCAGGGTGCCCATCCACGACATCGCCTCCGTGTCCTACATCCGGGATGACTCCGCACACCTGGTTGTGCTCAAGACAG cTCAGGATCCCGGGATCTCGCCGAGCCAGAGCCTttgtgccgagggctccaagGCGCTGACGTCGGGCTCGCTGTCGGAGAGCGCCGGGGGGCCCCTGGAGTCCTGCTGCCTGGTGGTCCTGGCCACGGAGAACAAG GTGGGTGCCGAGGAGTTgtgctccctgctcagccaaGTCTTCCAGATTGTTTACACCGAGTCCACCATCGACTTCCTGGACCGCGCCATTTTCGACGGCGCCTCGACGCCGACGCGGcacctgtccctgcacagcG ATGACTCTTCTACCAAAGTGGACGTGAAGGAGCCCTTGGAGGTGGACGCCAGCACTTT TTCCTTTGCAGACACCCTGGAGGCCGGGGACACGTCCCCGTCGTCCTTCTCGGCGCGCCCGTCCCCACACGTGACCACGGCCAGCGAGAGCGAGCTCAGCACCACGGCCACCGAGCTGCTGCAGGACTACATGATGACG ctCCGCACGAAGCTGTCCTCGCAGGAGATCCAGCAGTTCGCCATGCTGCTGCACGAGTACCGCAACGGGGCCTCCATCCATGAGTTCTGCATCAACCTCAAGCAGCTCTACGGGGACAGCAGGAAattcctgctcctgg GCCTGCGTCCCTTCATCCCGGAGAAGGACAGCCAGCACTTCGAGAACTTCCTGGAGACCATCGGGGTGAAGGACGGCCGCGGGATCATCACGGACAGCTTCGGCCGCTACCGGCGCTCCCTGGGCGCCGCCTCCGCCTCCAACGGCACCGGTGCCGCCAGCAGCTCCGACGAGCAGTCGGTGCCCTCGGAGGAGGACGAGTGGGACCGGATGATCTCCCACATCAGCAGCGATATCGAGGCCCTGGGCTGCAGCCTGGACCGGGACTCGTCCTGA
- the CCM2 gene encoding cerebral cavernous malformations 2 protein isoform X3, with translation MEEEGKKGKKVEHSDFGGKPPYFGSGSIQLLCCVPGKGFPVESHGFTAPNLPGIVSPFKRVFLKGEKGRDKKAQEKVTERRPLHTVVVALPDRVEPDLLLHDYIEKEVKYLGQLTSIPGYLNPSSRTEILHLIDNAKRAHQLPGQLTPEHDAVISLSAYNIKLVWRDGEDLILRVPIHDIASVSYIRDDSAHLVVLKTAQDPGISPSQSLCAEGSKALTSGSLSESAGGPLESCCLVVLATENKVGAEELCSLLSQVFQIVYTESTIDFLDRAIFDGASTPTRHLSLHSDDSSTKVDVKEPLEVDASTFSFADTLEAGDTSPSSFSARPSPHVTTASESELSTTATELLQDYMMTLRTKLSSQEIQQFAMLLHEYRNGASIHEFCINLKQLYGDSRKFLLLGLRPFIPEKDSQHFENFLETIGVKDGRGIITDSFGRYRRSLGAASASNGTGAASSSDEQSVPSEEDEWDRMISHISSDIEALGCSLDRDSS, from the exons ATGGAGGAGGAGGGCAAGAAGGGCAAGAAG GTTGAACACAGTGACTTTGGGGGAAAACCACCATATTTTGGTAGTGGGAGCATTCAGCTCTTGTGTTGTGTCCCAGGAAAAGGGTTTCCTGTGGAAAGCCATGGATTTACAGCTCCAAACCTG CCTGGAATTGTGTCTCCGTTCAAGCGAGTGTTCCTGAAGGGGGAGAAGGGCCGGGATAAGAAGGCGCAGGAGAAGGTGACGGAGCGGCGGCCGCTGCACACGGTGGTGGTGGCACTGCCCGACCGTGTGGAGCCCGACCTGCTGCTCCACGACTACATCGAGAAGGAAGTCAAG TATTTAGGGCAGCTCACCTCCATCCCAGGGTACCTGAACCCCTCCAGCCGCACGGAGATCCTGCACTTGATCGACAATGCCAAG AGAGCCCATCAGCTTCCGGGGCAGCTGACACCGGAGCACGACGCCGTCATCAGCCTCTCTGCCTACAACATCAAACTGGTgtggagggatggggaggaccTGATCCTCAGGGTGCCCATCCACGACATCGCCTCCGTGTCCTACATCCGGGATGACTCCGCACACCTGGTTGTGCTCAAGACAG cTCAGGATCCCGGGATCTCGCCGAGCCAGAGCCTttgtgccgagggctccaagGCGCTGACGTCGGGCTCGCTGTCGGAGAGCGCCGGGGGGCCCCTGGAGTCCTGCTGCCTGGTGGTCCTGGCCACGGAGAACAAG GTGGGTGCCGAGGAGTTgtgctccctgctcagccaaGTCTTCCAGATTGTTTACACCGAGTCCACCATCGACTTCCTGGACCGCGCCATTTTCGACGGCGCCTCGACGCCGACGCGGcacctgtccctgcacagcG ATGACTCTTCTACCAAAGTGGACGTGAAGGAGCCCTTGGAGGTGGACGCCAGCACTTT TTCCTTTGCAGACACCCTGGAGGCCGGGGACACGTCCCCGTCGTCCTTCTCGGCGCGCCCGTCCCCACACGTGACCACGGCCAGCGAGAGCGAGCTCAGCACCACGGCCACCGAGCTGCTGCAGGACTACATGATGACG ctCCGCACGAAGCTGTCCTCGCAGGAGATCCAGCAGTTCGCCATGCTGCTGCACGAGTACCGCAACGGGGCCTCCATCCATGAGTTCTGCATCAACCTCAAGCAGCTCTACGGGGACAGCAGGAAattcctgctcctgg GCCTGCGTCCCTTCATCCCGGAGAAGGACAGCCAGCACTTCGAGAACTTCCTGGAGACCATCGGGGTGAAGGACGGCCGCGGGATCATCACGGACAGCTTCGGCCGCTACCGGCGCTCCCTGGGCGCCGCCTCCGCCTCCAACGGCACCGGTGCCGCCAGCAGCTCCGACGAGCAGTCGGTGCCCTCGGAGGAGGACGAGTGGGACCGGATGATCTCCCACATCAGCAGCGATATCGAGGCCCTGGGCTGCAGCCTGGACCGGGACTCGTCCTGA